The Musa acuminata AAA Group cultivar baxijiao chromosome BXJ2-2, Cavendish_Baxijiao_AAA, whole genome shotgun sequence genome contains the following window.
tgattgaatgggaTGAAATCGAAACTTGTTTTCTGTTTTGTTCTTAGGTATCAAATCATAGTTGACTCCCATGGGTTGATCTGTAAAACACTTTCTAAGATGCTCCTCAGCACATCATATCATCAAATTGCTTGCAAATGTTCGACTAACCATAAGGTATGTACATTAAAGTTAGCACTAAACCAATTAACATAAAACATTCATGACCAATCTCTGCTAAAAAGAAGAATGGGCATGGTGCATATATTTATACTAAAGTTTCGCCATGTACCTTAtttgaagaagatgatgacatcATGAGAATATAAATGAGACAAACACTTATCTAGAAATATATGTACAAATTTAAAGCACTCAATACTAGAAGTATAAACATTCATTACCTTGGATCCATTATTCAACAGAAACATTACCTAAAAAGAAGATTCCGAATTATACCTGGTTGCTAAAATGAAAAAGTGCATCTATTGTGTGAGACAACCATGTGATGCCCCAGTGCATTAAAAATTAGAAGAAATATTCAAAAGAGGATTTATTGGTCAAATAATTGAGAAAGTGGGGGACATATACCAATAGTTAGTGTGACAGAAATATGCTAAGATGAGTGCATCTGATGATAGATGGGAGTAACATCAATTCATGGGAAAGTAAAAGTGATATAATGTAGTTAGGACATGCCAAAAAGATACCAGTAAATGCATCAGTAAGGCAAATCAACCAAGGTTAAATGTGCTGAGACTGGAAGAGACCCAAAGAAGACTAGGTTACAATTGTACAGAGACAATATGATGGGCTTTAGTTATTCTGTCAGTTGTAACATTATCCTCCATAGACCTCAATGGTCGAAAAGGCCAATGTTGCCAAACAAATAGTTCAAAAAAAATGTAGCACTTTGTGTCTATGTTGTTCTCATGCTTTTGCTCCAATGCAGTGTCGTCAAAGGCACTAgtagtgatttaaataggcgctcgagcgctcgcctaaatgctcgggcaaggcgaggctcGAGTGCCTCGTGTGTGGACCAGGCGATGCGCTTCACTGAGGCACTACTTGGGCACTCGCCCGAACCCAAGCATTAGGCACTTCGGGCAAGTGCCCGGTTCAATCAAGCGAACCGAACCGATTTAAGTATGGTTCGGTTCGTAATTTCTTACCTAAAAAGCCACGCTTCACACCCACGCGACCTCAAGGAACCCAAGCATTGCTTCTGCCTCCGCCGCCGATGCTTTCGACCGCTGCCTCTGCCACAAACGCAATGGACCAAGTCTTCCTCTGTTGTCGACGGACGAGTCCGATGACCCTCGTAGCTTTCTTTCGCTATCGCTTCCACTATCGAGGGAGAGAACCGCAAGTTCCTCCATCGACGAATGCCCTCTGGAGCTTCCATCGTTACCACTGCTACTGTCGGTAGCTTTATCCGCTGTCACTGCTACTATCTGCAGCTTCCCTCGCTGTCGCTGCTATTGTCCGCAACTTTAGTCGCTTTCATTGCTATTGTCCACAACTTCCGCTACTATCGTTCGCAACGCTGCCGCAACTATCTTAAACTGATCCTCCATCATTGCTGCTATCTCCCTCTATTACTGTTAATATTTTGTTCTCCCACCTCTAACTTTAAtaaactgttaacaatatatttttaatttaatatcatatttttatttaaatagttatatttttaattatattatatgttttatattttaatattttagagaatatttttttcctcatataacttaagtaatatattgttaacagtatatttttaatttaatatcatatttttatttaaataattatatttttaattatattatatttttttatatttttatatttcagagtgcctcgcttcgctcgggtgagTGCCTAATGCTTCAGGCATTTTAAGACCTTGGTGCCTTTTgacacctagcgctttttaaacaaCTGGACACTAGACACCAAAAGATGCTCAAGTGTCTTTTGAGAACACTGCTATGGTGGAGAGATAATCTACTTGTCCTTGTTAATGATGTAGTGAAGTTTATATTTCATTGCCTACATGAGATGGATTAGTCTGAAAAGTATGTGTTGATACTATAATGGCATTCTGTACGATTAATTGATCAAGCTaccatgtttttcttttataatgtATGTCCCAAAACCCTTCTGTCCTATTCTAGTGCCCATATGAATATTGACTTGGGTTAATCCAAGTACCATAAGACCCTATTTTTGTTTTCTGGTTATAAGCCAAATTAATCCATCTGCAAGCATAGCAGCACAAAGAAAGAAATAAGCCAAATTAAATATGACATCAAGATTAGTCACAGTTCACCTAATAATGTGGATTCAAAAAATATAACTAAAAACCAGATACATGCTTCAATATTTGAAGGAAGAATTTAGTGCCTCCTCATATGCCACAGAGTATCCATAAACACAATGTAGGCTTCTATAATGATAAGAAGTTTTGGTTGGACCAAAATTTAAAGTCAGTGAAACCAATATAAAGTGCCTACATAAAGGTCCCTTATGAGGACACAATATAACCCATAAGAATGAAAACagtcttttttaatatttaaatataaggTTACGTACATTGATCCTCCCCAGTCCCCGCATTGGCGAGAGCCTCGTGCAGTAGGTACGCCCTCTTTAATATATtccctaagaaagacatgatatgagtacaattcaaaaaataataataaatgcaaGCACCAAGCAAGTACATAATAGTAACGAGGATCACATCACAGCTGAAATCAAGATATCCACAGCAAGGTAATAAAGATCAAATGGAGAAATATATTTATAAGCAAGAGCCAAAGTGCCAAACTAACAAAATATGGAGGTGGTACCTTACAAACATGTACCATTGTGCCCAGGGCATGCATGACATGAACAATCCACACCATCATATGATGACCCTAGAGGGGCAATGACACATGACCATGCATGCTACTTTATGCCTTGCCACAACCATATAAGACAAAGAAACAGAAGTACTTGAAATACCTGAAATTGCAGAGTAGATGGATCATGCTGTTCTTTGATTTGTACATGACAAGTTGTTAAATTACTTAAACGACAATCTGCAACATCAAAATGCAAATTGATACAAGTTAAAATATTGTAAAGAATTCTTACAGGACAAGTACCTAACTGGGAGGAATCAACAAGATGACACTTGAGAAAATAAGCATCTGAATGACAGGAAACTTAGGATAAAGAAAAACTGAGGGTGCATCCTAGGTACCTTTGGCATCATCACACATGTGAATGATTAAATAACCAGtagatcaaatattaaaaaattgccAAATTTATCTCCAGGATAGTGTTTCCATCGCAAATGGAGAAAATGTTCCTACTAAAAAAACAATCAATAAGTCTTGCTAAACTCATAATTAGAATGATTCAAAGATAAGATAGCACATATAGCACAATCAACCACTATCAGATATCCAcagggaaaaaaaaggaaagctagATGACAGGCAAATGTGTGTTTAACGAACATGGGAACTGCAGCGAATATCCACCTAAGACCTATTCCTGATAATAGAATGGTGGGCCCAGAACTTCTCTTTAGTGTACAGAATTTACAAGTTGCTTCCTTTCCTTCCATCTCTAATAAGGGAAAAATAAGCACAGCCTTGCTTCACACCATTCCTCCATGCCTAAAACCACCTTCTCCAGAATCTGTACCAGGATCTAAGCCACTTGGTGAGTCATACCACTTGGTATTGTCGGCATAAAAACCATCCACGTGCATCCCTACCAGACTTGAATCTGTCAAGGGTTTTATTAGTTTAGATTCCTCATCCTCACCACAAAGAATGCTCTTCTCATCAAAATCACTGCAGTGTTCTTTCAATATCCACTTATCAGGCTTCAAGCTATCCCTCATAAGCATCTTCCTATCCTGACAGTCTGCGGTCATCCTCTCCCATGGCACGATGGCTCCAAGATCTGAACCAAAATCTGGATCCTCCTCTTCAATCATCTCAGCCTCCTTACTAAATATCCTATCATGTCTATCAAGATGATGATCGTCGTTATTTCCCCATTGTGCGACCTCACCATCACCTACCAATGTTTCCTCTGAGTGATGCACTCCCCCACCCAACCTCCTCAATTTGAGCAAGATATCAGACAGTTCACGTGACAATGATCGCAGCATCTCTGGGCTCATTTTAGTAATTCTTCCTTCCAATATACCAACCTCGACCCTGAGTTCTTGGACCTGTTGCAGAACCATGTGATGTGAATCCCCTCTGTCATCCTTCCCCATAAGGCTAACAAATGACTCAGGCTCCATATCTTCCCTAACCCCATAAACCTCTGGATCGATATCAAAAGCCCCCTTGTTCCCAATTACTCGGTGGATGATCCTAGCATTCCCATCAAGCGGACCAGGCTCGTGCCCAGAATGAACTGCATATAGCTTGAACATGGCAGTGCCCTCCTCCTGGTACACAAAAGTCTTGTCCTTTTCATTGTAGTTCATTATGGGCACAATCGCCCTTATGCGAAACCCACATCCACAACGCTTAGACTGGTAAGGTTCCCTCTTCAAAACCCTAGCTTTCTTAGCTGAAGCACTGGCAGACGTCGGCTCCCCAGCTCAGTGGCAAGCATAATCCTTCACTTCAGCCATGAAAGGCTTGTACCTAATGTATTTCTGGCGGATGCAAAGCGCTACCTTGTGCTTGGCAGCAAGCTGCTGAAGGTGTCGCTGCACATCCTTTGCAGGCACTTCAAAGGACTCAGTGTACTCAAAACGCCGCCTTTTGGACCGTGCCAGAGCACTGCTTCCACGAGATGTCAGAGAGGTGGCAGAGGAGCAGATCGGGCAGGAAGCCACGCAAACGCGGATGAACGACTCTGGGATACCGTAGAACTTGGCACCAACCGTCCAGGACTGCTTAATCCGGTCGACAGTCTCCTTCAACCCAAGATGCCGCAGCAGGTCGGGGT
Protein-coding sequences here:
- the LOC135604743 gene encoding uncharacterized protein LOC135604743; amino-acid sequence: MNYNEKDKTFVYQEEGTAMFKLYAVHSGHEPGPLDGNARIIHRVIGNKGAFDIDPEVYGVREDMEPESFVSLMGKDDRGDSHHMVLQQVQELRVEVGILEGRITKMSPEMLRSLSRELSDILLKLRRLGGGVHHSEETLVGDGEVAQWGNNDDHHLDRHDRIFSKEAEMIEEEDPDFGSDLGAIVPWERMTADCQDRKMLMRDSLKPDKWILKEHCSDFDEKSILCGEDEESKLIKPLTDSSLVGMHVDGFYADNTKWYDSPSGLDPGTDSGEGGFRHGGMV